The following coding sequences lie in one Streptomyces albofaciens JCM 4342 genomic window:
- a CDS encoding ParA family protein gives MDGHHVNAMAGDRGGSEPTRLADYDDLPEGHFYDPDAEYEPDPEYAATLAPDAARQRRERVGPTGRPLPYFPIPGPLTDHGPAKIIAMCNQKGGVGKTTSTINLGAALAEYGRRVLLVDFDPQGALSVGLGVNPMELDLTVYNLLMERGMSADEVLLKTAVPNMDLLPSNIDLSAAEVQLVSEVARESTLQRALKPLMADYDYIVIDCQPSLGLLTVNALTAAHKVIVPLECEFFALRGVALLTETIEKVQERLNPDLELDGILATMYDSRTVHSREVLARVVEAFDDHVYHTVIGRTVRFPETTVAGEPITTYASNSVGAAAYRQLAREVLARCHAE, from the coding sequence GGACGGCCATCACGTGAACGCCATGGCCGGCGACCGGGGCGGCTCCGAACCCACCCGGCTCGCCGACTACGACGACCTGCCCGAGGGGCACTTCTACGACCCGGACGCGGAGTACGAGCCGGACCCCGAATACGCGGCCACGCTCGCTCCGGACGCCGCCCGGCAGCGCCGCGAGCGCGTCGGCCCCACGGGACGCCCGCTTCCCTACTTCCCGATTCCAGGACCGTTGACGGACCACGGCCCCGCCAAAATCATCGCGATGTGCAACCAGAAAGGCGGGGTGGGAAAGACCACCTCGACCATCAATCTGGGCGCCGCACTCGCCGAATACGGACGGCGGGTACTGCTCGTCGACTTCGACCCGCAGGGCGCACTGTCCGTCGGGCTCGGCGTCAACCCGATGGAACTGGACCTGACGGTCTACAACCTGCTCATGGAGCGGGGCATGTCGGCCGACGAGGTGCTGCTGAAGACCGCGGTCCCGAACATGGACCTGCTCCCCAGCAATATCGATTTGTCAGCCGCCGAGGTGCAACTGGTCAGCGAGGTCGCGCGCGAGTCGACGCTCCAGCGCGCGCTGAAGCCGCTGATGGCCGACTACGACTACATCGTCATCGACTGTCAGCCGTCCCTCGGTCTGCTGACCGTCAACGCGCTGACGGCGGCTCACAAGGTCATCGTCCCGCTGGAGTGCGAGTTCTTCGCACTGCGCGGTGTGGCACTGCTCACCGAGACCATCGAGAAGGTCCAGGAGCGGCTCAACCCCGACCTGGAACTCGACGGCATCCTGGCGACCATGTACGACTCGCGGACCGTGCACAGCCGAGAGGTCCTGGCACGCGTCGTCGAGGCGTTCGACGACCACGTCTACCACACCGTCATCGGCCGTACGGTGCGCTTCCCCGAGACCACCGTCGCGGGTGAACCCATCACCACGTACGCGTCCAACTCCGTCGGCGCCGCCGCCTACCGTCAGCTGGCCAGGGAGGTGCTCGCCCGGTGTCACGCCGAGTGA
- a CDS encoding segregation and condensation protein A, producing the protein MPTTEDHAPSLADGEAGDGKFTVRLENFEGPFDLLLQLISKHKMDVTEVALSKVTDEFMAYIRAMGPDWDLDQTTEFLVVAATLLDLKAARLLPAAEVEDEADLALLEARDLLFARLLQYRAYKRVADIFSERLEDEGRRYPRTVGLEPHHAELLPEVVISIGAEGFARLAVKAMQPKAKPQVYVDHIHAPLVSVREQAEVLVARLRAAGSAAFAELAEDAPDTLTVVARFLALLELYRERVVELDQEQALGVLTVRWTGGAEAEPVVTDEFDREAGPQAAAGEEGGDAE; encoded by the coding sequence ATGCCCACCACCGAAGACCACGCCCCGTCACTCGCGGACGGTGAGGCCGGTGACGGGAAGTTCACCGTTCGGCTGGAGAACTTCGAGGGGCCGTTCGATCTGCTGCTTCAGTTGATCTCCAAGCACAAGATGGACGTCACCGAGGTCGCCCTGTCCAAGGTGACGGACGAGTTCATGGCGTACATCCGGGCCATGGGGCCGGACTGGGACCTCGACCAGACCACCGAGTTCCTGGTCGTCGCGGCGACACTGCTCGACCTGAAGGCGGCCCGGCTGCTGCCCGCGGCCGAGGTGGAGGACGAGGCGGATCTCGCGTTGCTGGAGGCGCGTGACCTGTTGTTCGCGCGGCTGCTGCAGTACCGGGCGTACAAGCGTGTCGCGGACATCTTCAGCGAGCGGCTGGAGGACGAGGGGCGCCGCTACCCCCGCACCGTCGGACTGGAGCCGCACCACGCCGAGCTGCTGCCCGAGGTCGTGATCAGCATCGGGGCCGAGGGGTTCGCCAGGCTGGCCGTGAAGGCCATGCAGCCCAAGGCGAAGCCGCAGGTGTACGTGGATCACATTCACGCGCCGCTGGTGAGCGTCAGGGAGCAGGCGGAGGTGCTGGTGGCGCGGCTGCGCGCGGCCGGTTCGGCCGCGTTCGCGGAGTTGGCGGAGGACGCGCCGGACACGCTCACCGTCGTCGCGCGCTTCCTGGCGCTGCTGGAGCTGTACCGGGAGCGGGTGGTGGAGCTGGACCAGGAGCAGGCGCTGGGGGTGCTGACGGTCCGGTGGACGGGCGGTGCGGAGGCCGAGCCGGTGGTCACGGACGAGTTCGATCGTGAGGCCGGGCCGCAGGCCGCGGCGGGCGAGGAAGGCGGGGACGCGGAGTGA
- the scpB gene encoding SMC-Scp complex subunit ScpB gives MSEAQGIVGGGLDGQDAPVGALGVAELELRPALEAVLMVVDEPVTEEHLARVLERPRREVALALRELSEDYTRQGRGFDLRLVAGGWRFYSRAAYADAVESFVLDGQQARLTQAALETLAVVAYRQPVSRSRVSAVRGVNCDGVMRTLLQRGLVEETGTEPETGAILYRTTNYFLERMGLRGLDELPELAPFLPEAEAVEGDSREGVPSFDVDDSGDSQTDH, from the coding sequence GTGAGCGAGGCGCAGGGGATCGTGGGCGGCGGCCTTGACGGGCAGGACGCACCGGTCGGCGCGCTGGGTGTCGCGGAGCTGGAGCTGCGGCCCGCGCTGGAGGCGGTGCTCATGGTCGTGGACGAGCCGGTGACCGAGGAGCACCTGGCCAGGGTGCTGGAGCGGCCCCGTCGTGAGGTGGCGCTGGCGCTGCGGGAGCTGTCGGAGGACTACACGCGGCAGGGGCGCGGTTTCGATCTGCGGCTGGTGGCGGGGGGCTGGCGGTTCTACAGCCGGGCTGCCTACGCGGACGCGGTGGAGAGCTTCGTGCTGGACGGGCAGCAGGCCCGGCTGACGCAGGCCGCGCTGGAGACTCTGGCCGTGGTCGCGTACCGTCAGCCGGTCAGCCGTTCGCGTGTCTCGGCCGTACGTGGTGTGAACTGTGACGGCGTGATGCGCACCCTCCTCCAGCGGGGTCTGGTGGAGGAGACGGGGACGGAACCCGAAACAGGTGCGATCCTGTACAGGACGACGAACTACTTTCTGGAGCGGATGGGCCTGCGCGGCCTGGACGAGCTCCCGGAGCTCGCTCCCTTCCTCCCGGAGGCGGAGGCGGTCGAGGGCGATTCCCGGGAAGGTGTTCCGTCGTTCGACGTAGACGACAGCGGCGACTCTCAGACGGATCATTGA
- a CDS encoding pseudouridine synthase, whose product MRSSGRNNRDAGRGNYRGAGNKRDERQQRAGRPRPEERRYDVGEGAGRGGSGGQGGSGGRGGSGAPERGGERKGRGAAARGGAKGGPRTSPKGGGKGQQQRGRGQAPARPREYDAQVEERNRARHSKPQIKTPKTFGDQEGERLQKVLARAGMGSRRACEELIDQARVEVNGRIVTEQGVRVDPEKDEVKVDGLTVATQSYLFFALNKPAGVVSTMEDPDGRQCLGDYVTNRETRLFHVGRLDTETEGIILLTNHGELAHRLTHPRYGVQKTYLAAIQGPLPRDLGKQLKDGIQLEDGYARADHFRVVQQTGKNYLVEVTLHEGRKHIVRRMLAEAGFPVEKLVRTSFGPIALGDQKSGWLRRMTNTEVGMLMREVDL is encoded by the coding sequence ATGCGAAGCAGCGGCAGGAACAACAGGGACGCCGGTAGGGGCAACTACCGGGGTGCGGGCAACAAGAGGGACGAGAGGCAGCAGCGCGCCGGCCGGCCCCGTCCCGAGGAGCGCCGCTACGACGTGGGCGAGGGCGCGGGCCGGGGCGGCTCCGGTGGCCAGGGCGGTTCCGGCGGACGCGGTGGCTCCGGCGCCCCGGAGCGCGGCGGCGAGCGCAAGGGCCGCGGCGCGGCGGCCCGCGGCGGCGCCAAGGGCGGTCCCCGTACGAGCCCGAAGGGCGGCGGCAAGGGCCAGCAGCAGCGCGGCCGGGGGCAGGCTCCGGCGCGGCCCCGTGAGTACGACGCGCAGGTGGAGGAGCGCAATCGCGCCCGGCACAGCAAGCCGCAGATCAAGACGCCGAAGACGTTCGGCGACCAGGAGGGCGAGCGGCTGCAGAAGGTGCTGGCCCGGGCCGGGATGGGCTCGCGCCGGGCGTGCGAGGAGCTGATCGACCAGGCGCGTGTCGAGGTCAACGGGCGGATCGTCACCGAGCAGGGTGTGCGGGTGGACCCGGAGAAGGACGAGGTCAAGGTGGACGGCCTGACGGTCGCCACGCAGTCGTACCTCTTCTTCGCGCTGAACAAGCCGGCCGGTGTGGTCTCGACCATGGAGGACCCGGACGGGCGGCAGTGCCTGGGCGACTACGTGACCAACCGCGAGACGCGGCTGTTCCACGTGGGTCGGCTGGACACCGAGACCGAGGGCATCATCCTGCTCACCAACCACGGCGAGCTGGCCCACCGGCTGACCCACCCGCGCTACGGCGTGCAGAAGACCTACCTGGCCGCGATCCAGGGTCCGCTCCCGCGCGACCTGGGCAAGCAGCTGAAGGACGGCATCCAGCTGGAGGACGGCTACGCGCGCGCGGACCACTTCCGGGTGGTGCAGCAGACCGGCAAGAACTACCTGGTCGAGGTGACCCTCCACGAGGGCCGCAAGCACATCGTGCGCCGGATGCTGGCCGAGGCGGGCTTCCCGGTCGAGAAGCTGGTGCGGACGAGCTTCGGGCCGATCGCATTGGGCGACCAGAAGTCCGGCTGGCTGCGCCGGATGACGAACACCGAGGTCGGGATGTTGATGCGGGAGGTCGATCTGTAA